ACCCCAGCTGCTCTCAGACCGCGCTCAGCTGGAAGGTTTCTGCTGCTGTAAGCAAAAATGCCAGCGAGATCCACGGCTCAGCTGGCGTGGCTCTGCATTGTCACCGTGTCCGTGGCAACCTCCCCGGCCCTGCTGCAGAGACCTCCCAAGAGGAGAACCCTCAGCAACAACGGCAACGCTCAGCCCAAGGTGCCGGGCTGCTGCGAGGAGGTCAGGGAGCTCAGGCTGCAGGTGGCCAACCTGAGCAGgatgctgcaggagctgagcaaGAAGCAGGAGGGGGACTGGGTGAACGTGGTCATGCAGGTGATGGAGCTGGAAGGCAGCACCAAGCAGATGGAGTCGCGGCTCATCGACGCCGAGAGCAAATACTCCGAGATGAACAACCAGATCGACATCATGCAGCTCCAGGCGGCCCAGACGGTCACACAGACGTCAGCTGGTAAGGAGGGAGTCCCCAGGCTCCCACAAACACCTCCTAACACACAGCTAATGAGCAGTGCCCACTGCCACTAACGTGACTAGCACGGGGGCACGCTGAGTACGGCCGCTGGAAGCGCTCCTGGAGGCAGGGGGTCCTGAGAAAAGCAGTGGTTTTATTTCTAGATTTGTTATCAGGGAGCTGAGAAACAGCGCATTTGTACGGCACAGAATTCAGGCTGATATTTCTGAGCACCACAGCACCAACAGTAAAAGAATGGGAGCTGGCTCTGCCAGGGAATGGCTCTGGCAGGAATATCCCCCGAGTTCACAGCGCTGACAGGGGACCAGAAGCTGTTAAAACAATTAGAAATGCTTTCCAAGACTTACTAAGGATTTGTAATTTTATCTTTATGACTATCTCTGAATCAGAACAAAAAAGAGTGATCCATTATTTGAATGATAATTCTCAAAAGTTCAAGGCTGTAGATGATGCAAGACACAAACTGTGATATAAGCCTAGCCAGAACACAGTTAAATTCTTCCAAATTCTCTTCCCTGAGGGGAAATTTCACTGCACACAGCAATTGCACAGGCCTGTACTAAATGTGGAATGCAGGTGCACTTTTAGGTCAGCTACCTGTAAAGCCACTTCTGGAAGAAAGAGTCCCCTTTGttgacttttcttttaaaattaaattcaccACAAAGAgcttaaaactttaaaaagacaCTGTTGTTGTCTGGGACAGCTGGGTTTGCCAAAAGACttcattcagacttttttttcttttttaactttaaGGAAAAACTTTGAAATCCATTTACTTAATTCTTCTTACAAAAAAGCTCCAGTTGGTCAGTTTTGACACATTGCTGTTTACAGTAGGTCTTAAAAAGAAAGTTACACCATAACAAGTCTCTTTGGAGCTGTAGaaaaagtttagaaaaaaaaatacaggaacaCACAGCAGCAACTGGCCCAGCAGGTATTTAAGACAGCTGTGTCTCCCCTCACCAGGTAAGAGACACTTAGTGTGTACTAAAGTGAAAACTGTCAGACAGGATAAAGCTTTGCTTCAGCTCATTTATCCTCAGAATAGCTGTGCATTTTACCACCTTCAAGTCAGCTCCTGCACCAGGAGGAAAGGAACTTTGCACAGATGGACTGACTGCAGCTAAAAGGCACCTTCTCTGTCCCAGGCTCCAGTGCAGAACAAATATCCCTCACCAACAAGCTTGGCCAAGCACACAAAGCAGGCACCTGGCAGCAGGACTGGCCATTATTACATTGGATAAGTCTCCCAGCACAGACATACAATAGCAATGTgaagagaaagcagagatgGCTCTTTGCACAGCAGaggttaataaaaaaaataaatcacaaagtCCCAGTGCTACAACGTCTTTTTCCAACGCATACGCTGCTCCAAACTAGACCATTTCAGGAAAACATTACACTTTACAGTGGGAAGTCTTAAGTGGGAAGTCTTTAAGTGGGAAGTCTTCCTCACTTAATTACTCCTTGCATTACACACTAGGCTTTACAGAAACCACCCTGACAGGAGAGGAGTTCTTGCTGTTCAGACTCTCACTTTCTGGTTCTGATCCAAGTAGATGCTGTCTATGACTGCTCGTCGCTTTACCAGAGGAACTACCGAATTTCTGGAGTTTACAAGCTACCCCCAGATGAATTTTTGGGGATTCCAGATCTGGAGGTAAGGATCATAAGCACACAATGTATATTATGTGTCTTTTCAAATATAATCTAGAAATACTTATCTACAGAGATGAAAAGAGCACACACTGAGTGAGGACACCCTGCACTTGCAATCAGCATCTTCCTGTAGGCAAACCTCAAGGAAGGAAAGAGTGAACACTCAAGAGGGCAAATAGAAatagggaaaattaatttaataattttttgcCATGAGTTTTAAACAGAATAGAAATTTCTGCAAGTTGTGAAATCTGGAACAATGTCTTGTGTTAAGAGAATTGGACCTTCCCTAAGTTTACTGACAAGTAaccactgcctttttttccctgttccaggtgttctgTGACATGGAAACAGATGGAGGTGGCTGGACTATCATCCAAAGACGCAAAGTTGGTTTGACATCGTTCAACAGGGACTGGAAACAATACAAGGAAGGATTTGGAAATATTCGGGGAGATTTTTGGCTGGGAAATGAAAACATCTACCGGCTCTCCAGACGCCCCACTGTCCTGAGAGTGGAGCTGGAGGTAACTAATGAGCTCttcatttcagcagcagcaggtcttTGCACAAAGTGAGTGCCCAGCAGCAGAACCCATCTCCTGTCTCCGTAGAAGGCTCAAAGAATTTGCATGCTTTAATTACAGGAGGAGGAGGTAGGATTGACCCAGGGATACACTCAAGGACAAGGCAGATGTTCTCCACTGTGCAAAGTCAGTGGGACAACCTTCTGTCAGCACATGGATTGTGTCTCCAGGAACATGTGGGGACCTAGGAAATCCTGCAGACAGAGATCAAACTGCTGACCACCTCAgatttaaaaatccaaaaagaGATGCCCCACCAAGTTTTCAAGCCTTTGagtcttttccttttgcagcaCTTCCTTCCAGCCTGGGTGCAAAAGAGGTTGCCTTTTATTACCCTCAAACAATTTCTTCAGTCTGCTAAAGGCTTGGGTCTGGCTTAGACCAGTTTACAGCTGGTACAACAGCTTAGAGGGATGGGATGTGCATAAGCTGAAAGGCTTTTAGATACAAAGTCCCtgtttcagagaggaaaaaatattacttgAGGCAGCACTGAGACAAGGATGTTCAATGCAAGAGCTGCACATCAGGTTTCCTGGACACTGTTTAATACCAGGTGCAGATAAGACTTGGAAGGATCATGCTTTGCTCTGGAAAGTTCCTTTGCTCTGGCAAGTTCCTTTGCCTTAACAGAGCAGTTCCTGCAGCCTGAGGCAGAAAAAGTGTATGTACATAACCATGGATGGTGGAGCCTTCTCATAACTGTTCTAACAGCACCACTTCCTTCTCCCCTGTTCTGTGGCAGGACTGGGAAGGCAACACACGTTATGCCCAGTACCAGCAGTTCACCCTGAGCAATGAGATCAACAGCTACCGGCTGTTTGTGGGGAACTACAGCGGGAACACCGGGAGAGACTCCCTGCGGTACCACAACAACACGGCCTTCAGCACGAAGGACAAGGACAACGACAAGTGTGTGGATGACTGTGCCCAGTTCCGCAAAGGTACAGCACACAAacacctgcctgtccccagagaACAGCCTGGGGCAGGTGTAGAGAGCCCAAAACGCCCTCTTTCCATGGTAACATGTGGGTGGCAAATCGAGGGAGAGGTGGTGAACTCTGGGATACACATTGATGCAGGATATCTGGCAGCTCAGGCTGAGCCAGACTGTGTGTTACAGACATCAGGACCTTCAAATGACCTGGTGTGTGCTCTCACCTGCACACACTGTTACCCAGCCACACTGTCTAAGCTGCTGATGCAATTCAGTGAGGCAGGAAGTTATTCCTGAAGATTCATCAGGTTCTTATTTTCTCTTAtatttttttgagttttcaAGTTCTAGTATTAGGGACCTGTAATTATTCTTTTATATTACTATCCTACACCCATCTCCAGGTTCAACCTGACTTGTGATCTTTATTCCTACCCTATTACAAGCCTCTAATGAGGTTATTCTCTTAATTCAATTTACTATCTTCATTTGAGTTCTGTCAAAGATAATTATCTTCACTGCATCTTGCCCTTTAATTTCCCCATTGTCTCCCACACAATATGCAGATAAAACTGTTGATATCAGTCTCAATGAATACTTGCAGAGTCCAGGAACTTTTGATACATCTTAAGATGCCCAAGCTAAGAAACCCAAATTCATTTCCTGTGCTGCCTCACTGAGTCAGAGATAGAAACACATCAAGGAAATATTCCAAGAGAAACAAGCAACTAAATGAAAAGCTGCTGGACTAATTTGGCTATAGAACTGTAAAGCCTTTATGTGTTTAGAACCTATGTTAAGTTTTGAATTTGCCTGCAACCTCAGCTACTACAAGCCTCTAATGATGTTACTCTCTTCATTCAATTTACTATCTTCATTTGAGTTCTGTCAAAGATAATTATCTTCACTGCATCTTGCCCTTTAATTTCCCCATTGTGTCCCACACAACACacaaataaaacttttaaaagcatttaaccACTGGCCATAGGCTGCAGGGATTAAACGCTGCATTCTGCTCTCTCTCCTCCAGAAAGAGCAATAATTCTTATTATTAATACAGTTTTAAGTAAATGGCTCACCAGGAATGTATTCCTTTGTTTCCAAGGTGGCTATTGGTACAATTGCTGCACAGATTCCAACCTGAACGGGGTTTACTACCGAAAGGGAGAGCACACCAAGAACATGGATGGCATCACCTGGTACGGGTGGCACGGATCCACCTACTCCCTGAAGAGAGTCGAGATGAAGATCCGGCCGGAGGATTTCAAACCATAGAGGGAACCAGAGCTGGATTATTCAGCTCCACGGTGCCACTGCACAGAAGGTGGGCAATGGACAGCCAAGTAATTGTTCCTTTCATCTAATCTGTGTGACAGCCACGCCCTGGCCACGCACACACCCCAACACCGCGGCACGGCAAGCGCCAGCCACAGCCACCAGTGTCAGCAGGGCTCacacctccttcctcctcttcaggctctttccaaagggaaaaaatattgtgTTAGAATAGGTTAGAACTGAATGCACTCATAGCACCTTCAGAAAACCTCTGGGTGTGTTTTCTCTAGCAGTGGGTTGCTTTAGTGTTATTAACTAGATGGGCAGGGACTGAAAATCAAAAGCCTCCTTTGCTGCCTTTCCTTCAGtgtccccagccagcactgctgagtAACCCCTTCCAGGAGGGACCCAAACCACAAAATTACACACTCATTTCAAGCCAGAGGAATCAATCAGAGGTGTCCCTGATGCACCTTTCTTTAGTGTACAGTCAGTGGCTTGCTTTCCCACAGAGGAAAACCACAAGGCTCCAAAATGTTGGATTGATTAGCATTGTCCAGGTTCTCTCCTGAAGTTTTactgccacctcctgctgctgcctcaaaTAATCCCCACAGAGGCCACACCCAGCAGACAGTAACCCTGGAGAAGGATTTGTCCCTGGTGCTCTCTGATGTTTATTCCTATCCACACAGACCACCTGAAATGCTGATAAAGCAGAAAGCAACTTTCTGGGCTGCCACCAAATTACATTCAGGTTAGAACACAAACGTGCTGTGTGTCAGTAAGGCTAAGAGTGAACAGCAGGTGAGCCAAAAATGTCCAGACCCAGCCAAAAAAAACTCAACTCCAACACTTAAAATCACTGTATCCACGAGCAGAACATGAGTACACCACCAGAGAATCCCTAAGTGCCAAAGGTTACTCAGACATAAGGGAATGTTTGCTAGCACACCACACTAAGGAATATCAAAATCTATTCTGAAAACTACCCCCACAGCAAGTTACCTAGAGATGCTATGGCAAAAATCAGCATGTTTCTCCCTTACATAACacagtgttaaaaataaaagttgaaaAAGAATGAGACTCCTCCTGTAGCCCTACCATTGTTTGAATATGTTGGAAAAGATAGTTATCATTAATATATCTATTTTTATTCACCTTAAAGAGAGTTTGAATCTAATTTAAATTGTTCAGTCTTGTGTGAAATGGGAGCTCAAGGTGTCTTGGGAATTGCCTTACATATGTTCAGCTATTGATACTGCAAATTTCAACTGTGTGGAATTATAGTTGGAACTATTTTAACTGTGGtctttaaaatggatttttaaaggtttctaaaagtttttcatttccaataaattgtctttcatttttaatccTGCTTTAAGTCAATTCTTTGCTCCTTAACCCACTTTTTGGTACACAAAGAAACAGCTGCATGAGCAACTGAGACCAAGAAAGGAAATACACTGAATTCTGTATTTTCCTCAACAAAACGAGACAGGACAAAGGATGAGAGgataaaagaggagaaaaaaaggggaaatacAATTCCAGTGAAATAAGAGGGTGAAAAATTCACTGCATAAAGACAAAGCTAAGTTTTTGCTCAACCCAAATAAGTTTGTCTCAAATAGCAGAGTTAACATCTCTGTGATATGGAACAGagtttcacattttaaaacctCTAGTTTAGTACCAAATCCTCTGCAGGTATGTTAGGCCAACATCTTTGTTGTTGACAAAGCTCAGGAAACAATACACTCTTGTTACAATATCTTCTATTTGACATATGAACAATGAGACCTATCTAAGCTAAATCAGCAGAATTTGATGAGAAATTTTAAGTAAGAATTTCAACTTTTCTGACTTATTTACATGTAGGTGTAAATAAAAATCTGTCTCATTTGACTTGCAGTCACTTCATTCCATTCCCAATTGAGTTTGAAGGGTGAGGGGGGGAAATCAGAACCTTTTTCCTGCAAAACTTCCCAGGGCTTCTCTCCTAGTTTTAACCACACTGTAAAAGAGCAGAACTCAGCAGTTACAAGAGCACATCTGCAAGCTAGTCAGTAAGCCCACAAAAAAGTCTTGTGACAGTGAAATCCTAGGAATTGCCTAGATTAATCCTCATGGTGTCCTAAATTGTGTGCTACTGCAAGAGCAGAAGTCTCATGAGTTGTGGTCCTACCTGATGAGAGACTCCAGAATGGCTGGGGTGGGAcccttctgaaattccagctcCTTGTAGTGAAGGGCCTTGGCATATGCTCTGCATTTGGCAGCTCTCTCCCCCAGGAGGACAATGCCATTGTCATCTCTCAAAGGCAGCGGGCCCTGGAAAGGAGCACAGGCATCAAAACCAGGATGAGTGTAACAAAGGACTCATGAACTCTTCACACCCTTTCTCCAGGCCAGCTACCAGGAGAAAAGAGTTGCCCAACAGCATCTCTACCTTGTCACTGTGCTCCATGAACTCTGCCAGGTTCAGCAGTGTCTGAGTGACTTCTGCAATGTCCTGAGAAGTCAGGGCCAGCTCAATGCTTCGGATCAGCTCATCCTGCTGGTCCTCGTTCAGTTCAGACCAGCATGAAACAAAAGCAGCATTGAAGAGGTCTCTGAGGAGGGACACAAAGAGAGTGAGAGGTGGGGATTCACTGTTCATGAGAAGAAGTCTGTTTGACAGTGGACTTGCCTTCTTATTCAGAGAAAGAGCTACAAAATGCACTTATATGTCTACCTGCAATAAACAGTGATTAGTTTTTATAGAGCTAATTTCTGTGAAACCttcatttaaaaagcagagtagGCTGGTATACTACAATAATAGAAATACTGTACTCTCGTGCTATCGGACTCAAAGTTTCTCCAGACATATAGGTAGCAAAAAAGCACTGCAGCTCATTCCACTCAGAGGCATTTTATTTCCCTCACAGTAGATCCTCAAAACTATTTCATACTCTGCTGTTTTTCCAGCTACACTTTTGTGCCTTATGCTATTTCTAGACTAATATGCAGAATTCCAGTGAAAGATTCTGTGCATGCTGTGGAGCAGCCAACTGTGGAAATGAAATCAAGTTGCCAGCTCTTTGATTTGTCCCAAAGCAGGAACTATCTCTTATTTATGAAACCTAAGAGCTTCTAAAtaactttcttctttccttaCAATTTCTGGCTTGCATTTGCCATTTCAAGTGAAatggaaaaggcagaaatacTGTACCGAGCCATGGGATTATAGGCCTGAGCCAGGGCCCAACACGAGCGCAGGGACGGTGAGGAGGAATCTTTCAGCAGCTCCAAACTCAATCTCCTCAGCCATTCCAACCAGTCATCTTTGGAAACTCTTCTTGCTGCTCCCCAGGCCTGCAGGACAAAGGAAGACAATTCATCTATCAAACAAAGCACTCTCCAGGAGCAGAAGAAATCCACCAGCAGGCAGCATTTCTGCTTTACAGCTCCAAACCACACGCTGAGAATCCCTCTTCAGTTCCCTGAAATCCATTACCTTTACACCAGATAATCCACAGTACTTCAGTCTCATTTCTAAGAAATCTTCCCTAAATGTATTCCTGCCATGACATGGCAAGTATTTAACGTAAATAATCTTTTCTCTACAAAAATACATGAAGAGTTGAAGCCACTGTTGAAGCATCAGCTTAAAAATACTTAATGCATTTAGAATTACGTTTTTAAGTCCAGCATTTCCAAGCCAATCCATCCCACTACTGAACTGAATGCTGCATGTATTTACTGTTCAGACTAGCCAGTGCTTAGATATTAAGCTCTGGCTTCAAGACAATATAGGACTAAGACAtaagagaagcaaaacaaaaaataaaagaaaggcaGAGGTTCCAAAATAGATGTCTCCAGTAATTTGAGATTATTCACTGTGATCTAGAAAGTCTTGTTCATACTTCACATAACAAGTGTCAAGATTACTTCACAGCCATTAATAGACTGATAGTTCAGATGCTCCTATGTTTAAAGTTGCTCAGCACCTTCTAATTCTAAAAAGCCTCAGGCACTACTTGGACCTCAGTTTTGTACAGAAAAGCAATGTAAATAAAGGTAGATCAGATGCACTGAACAAACCCCTTCATTGTGACCCTTCAGCTCCTCCCTTCAGCAGCAAACTCACGCTGTGAGGGCTCCAGTCTTACCTTCTGCAGGTTGATGGTGCTCACATGTAATTTCTTCATGGGACCTGTTTCCACAGGACCACTGGCCAAAGTTTCTCCCTGGTTGCTTCTCAGCATCCGATGCTGATAAATCAGGGGATCCTCCTCTTCATCAGCCAGAGTGTAGCCCTGCAATAAATGGCTCACAGTGAAGATACACCCACATACAAGAACAGATGATAAAGTCAGAGCATTTACAGCAAAACTTGGGAAGCAAACAACCGTGCTTCATTATAATGATTACACCTCATAAACCAGAGAACTCCAATGATATCCCTTTGCTATTCAAGGTAACTGTTAAGAACTCCTACTGCCAGGataaaaagccaaaataatACACCTTAAAACAAGCACTCTTGCCTATTTGAGTAAGCAGAGAACAGCAATGTGCTGCTTGCTGCACACTAATTAAATTGCACGCCAGGTACTGAGTTTTTGAAATGTGGGACATCCTGCAGAAAAAACTGTGATAACAAGGTCTCCTTAAGGCCTATAACTGTGGGAAAATAGGTTAAATCCACATGTATGAactaacaagaaaaaaaatactaatgaCATTGGCTACAAGTCTAAGTTTTACCTAGAACTTGCTGTGATTTTTCTACAGGAAATATTTAATACCAACACAATAATTTTCCCAGTGTAATCTCAAAGTCTCCTTAAAAAGCTGTTCTTAGCACACAATTACAGCAACAACCATTCCTTGTTGTATGAGTAACTCAAAGTGAGGGTTCCAGCTACATCTGTTTCTACATGACAACACCTCCAAAGTGCCCTTAAACAAACAACTATATACACACTTGACAACTCACCTTTACAATTCTGCAGATGAGAACATCATAGCGCTGGTGGTTAATTCTGTGTCGCACCAGGACTTTGTTCACCATGGGGATAAAAATCTGGTACTGTACGAGGGAATGTACATCATAAGCTTGTTACTCAGTGGCACCAAGAGCAGCATAATTCCACCTCTGTTTCATTGATAAGAAACCAATTCTGACAGTTTGATTTCAGTAACTCCCTATTCCAGAAACAACtaagaggagaaaaatcagttttctttaaaatccaTTACAAAAAATTCAATGTTAAAGCCTTGATCTTCGGGACAGTCCCTCCTTCTGCAAGCTTTCAAGCCAAAGAACAATCTTACCTTCTTTCCCAGCTGGAACACCAGAGAGGAGAGGGTGTCCATGGCAGTTGTTCGTAGCTCAGGGCTCTGGTCCAGTGTTCGTACGATGGGATGAATAATCCGTGAGGCATAATCAGTGAAATCCAGGGACTCTGTCAAGCGATCCActgtctccagagcagctcTAAAGTCACAgtaaaaagagggaagaaattaTCTCTCAGGGtgtaagaaagaagaaacaaaaaaagatgtaaaaataCCCAAGTGCTCAGTCTTCCCAGGACTGACAGCAATAGGAAAAACAGGCCACCAGAAGTCTGCTAATGCAGCTTGTACTTGCAGGACAGCTTGCAAGTTGCAGTGACTAAAATACTGGCAGGTGagaaccagaaaataaaaataaagtcataataatataaaaaaaaaatttaaaaccccaaaacaacaaaaaaacacacacaatccccccccaaaaccaaccaaccaaaaccaccacaaaaccccacaaaacagaaaaaacaaacaaaaaaccccaaaacaaataaacaaacaaacccaacaacaaaaaaaactccacaagtacacacacacaaaacaaaaacaaacaaacaaaaaaacaaaccaaaaagctACCAACAGTGCTGTGATGTCCAACCAAAAATAACCTTCCATAATGAtttaacacagagaaaaagctgTGGAAGGAACTAAGTGGTGTTCCATTCTACAGGTGGCTGTGGCAGCCACTGCAGGACTTGGACATCACAGGGGAAACAGAGACTGCAAAGCCACCAGCACTTACTTGCGAGCCACCACGGGCACATCTGGGGCATCAAAGAGCTTTACAATGGGAGGTAGCAGCAAGTGAAGGTAGTCATCCAGGTTGGCTCCAAAGAGCTGGATTGCATTCAATAACTGGAGGGAAAAATCACGGAATGTTAAGGGGCTGGAATACACTTGAAAGATCATTTACTCCCAAGCTCCacctgctatgggcagggacacctctcactagaccaggttgctcaaggccttatccaaactgactttgaacactgccagggcagggacatccacaacctcctttggcaacctcttccagtgtctAACCACCTCCACAgtaaaaaaatgtcttcctaaATATcaaacctaaatttcccctctttcaatttgcacccattgccccttgtcctatcactacagctCCTgatgaaaagtccctctccttGGCTTCCCCATAGACCCCTTAAGACACTGGGAAGTGCTCTGAGGTCTCCatgcaaccttctcttctccaggctaaacagtcCCAAATTCCTCAGCCTGTGTCcagaggggaggtgctccagtccccttACCAActtcgtggcctcctctggacttgctccaactaTTTCATGTCCTTTTTatgttggggacaccaggactGTGTAACTagtggacacagtactccaggtggggtcccacaagagcagagtagaggaagagaatcacctcctttgaccCAAATGACCCAAAGTCAAATGACTCAAAATCACAGACAAGACCCATTTTAAACAAGTCAGCACCCAGTGAGAAGCTGCTTCAACCCTGCACTTTAAAGTGCTGTCTGCATCATTTCACACCAAGCCACTGCTGAGGCCACTGGGTCCCATTTGCTTGCAACACACAAGCCAGGAGCCCTGCTGAGCATGGCATTTTGGGCATGTACCTGCCTGGGTAGTACCCaaatccagcagctgctgcagcccccactGACCTTGACAGAGACAATGCGCCCCTGGCTGTTGTCGTGCATGAAGACCCGTAACATGTGAGGAATGAGCTGGGGCAGGTAGAGCTTGAATTCACCTCCCAGAGCTACCACAATTTGCTCAATAAGTAGGATAATCGTGCTCTGTATGGAGTTGTTCATGACCCAGAAGTCctacagaaggaagaaaaaaagggaaaaaaaaatattcagcagtTCTTCAACTGATTacaagaaaagcaaactgtAGGAGACAGCCTCTAGAAAAGTTTAATATTGCAGGCAAGGGCTATATTGTCTGTTTCTAAAACACTCTGCACCTTCACTATATTTATAGCTGATAAAAACAACCTCTGggcaactgatttttttctaatcctTCTAAGCTTTTGCAAACAGTAAGTGAAAATTAAGTGAAATGACACCTATTTATGAACTCCAGGCATCTCTTGCTAAAACTACGTTCCTGAAAGTAGCAAGTGCACAAAATCCAAGCACTGAAAAGAACTCAGTCACCAGCAGAACCTGGAGCTGGCTCTTATTGCAGGTGCTGGTAATAATGTATATTATTGTTCAAATAACAtgttatttcaaaatacagttaTTACTTCAACTACATGCAATTCTGCACTTCATGTGAAGTAATCGATACATTTGATAATGACAAAAACACTGTCCATTTTTTCTGACAGTAAAATGCTGGCTTGAAGATTGTACTCACTCTCATCAGGGTGACAATTTCATCCATATAGGGCCGAATATGACTTCTCACAAAGGACACCAACATTCCCAGCTGCTGGAACAGGAACTGGAAGGAAGAAACGTGCCATGATCAATGTAGCTTATTCAAATATCAAAGACACACTG
Above is a window of Pseudopipra pipra isolate bDixPip1 chromosome 22, bDixPip1.hap1, whole genome shotgun sequence DNA encoding:
- the ANGPTL7 gene encoding angiopoietin-related protein 7 isoform X2, which gives rise to MPARSTAQLAWLCIVTVSVATSPALLQRPPKRRTLSNNGNAQPKVPGCCEEVRELRLQVANLSRMLQELSKKQEGDWVNVVMQVMELEGSTKQMESRLIDAESKYSEMNNQIDIMQLQAAQTVTQTSADAVYDCSSLYQRNYRISGVYKLPPDEFLGIPDLEVFCDMETDGGGWTIIQRRKVGLTSFNRDWKQYKEGFGNIRGDFWLGNENIYRLSRRPTVLRVELEDWEGNTRYAQYQQFTLSNEINSYRLFVGNYSGNTGRDSLRYHNNTAFSTKDKDNDKCVDDCAQFRKGGYWYNCCTDSNLNGVYYRKGEHTKNMDGITWYGWHGSTYSLKRVEMKIRPEDFKP
- the ANGPTL7 gene encoding angiopoietin-related protein 7 isoform X1 — translated: MPARSTAQLAWLCIVTVSVATSPALLQRPPKRRTLSNNGNAQPKVPGCCEEVRELRLQVANLSRMLQELSKKQEGDWVNVVMQVMELEGSTKQMESRLIDAESKYSEMNNQIDIMQLQAAQTVTQTSAVDAVYDCSSLYQRNYRISGVYKLPPDEFLGIPDLEVFCDMETDGGGWTIIQRRKVGLTSFNRDWKQYKEGFGNIRGDFWLGNENIYRLSRRPTVLRVELEDWEGNTRYAQYQQFTLSNEINSYRLFVGNYSGNTGRDSLRYHNNTAFSTKDKDNDKCVDDCAQFRKGGYWYNCCTDSNLNGVYYRKGEHTKNMDGITWYGWHGSTYSLKRVEMKIRPEDFKP